A single region of the Hoeflea prorocentri genome encodes:
- a CDS encoding carboxymuconolactone decarboxylase family protein, producing the protein MGLTRFNIRKSAPHIIRGLLDMETAIAGSKIEPKLRHLIKLRASQINGCAYCVEMHSREGRQEGDTLDRLAAVIVWRDTSHFSPAERAALAWTEALTDASSRADLDRIFADLEAHFDIEEIAAINACIAAINAWNRLGIGAHGTRAA; encoded by the coding sequence ATGGGCCTTACACGTTTCAACATTCGCAAAAGCGCTCCCCACATCATCCGGGGACTTCTGGACATGGAAACCGCCATTGCCGGCTCGAAGATCGAGCCCAAACTCAGACACCTGATCAAATTGCGCGCTTCGCAAATAAATGGCTGCGCCTATTGCGTTGAAATGCACAGCCGTGAAGGCCGCCAGGAGGGCGACACACTGGATCGCCTGGCCGCAGTCATTGTGTGGCGGGACACATCTCACTTCAGCCCCGCAGAACGCGCAGCGCTCGCCTGGACGGAAGCCCTGACGGATGCATCGAGCCGGGCAGATCTCGATCGCATTTTCGCCGATCTCGAAGCCCATTTTGACATTGAGGAGATTGCCGCAATCAACGCCTGTATTGCTGCCATCAACGCCTGGAACAGGCTCGGTATAGGCGCGCATGGAACGCGGGCGGCCTGA
- a CDS encoding hydrogen peroxide-inducible genes activator, giving the protein MADISMKHLRYFDSLARYGHFGRAAEACSISQPALSVQVKELEEILSVMLVERGGRQIQLTNTGRKLANHVRNILQSVEDLDGIARASRTPLGGQLRIGIIPTVAPYTLPAFIKGLTAHFPGLEIMPREAVTQKLIMELMHGRLDAAVLALPISDPLLNELPLFNEEFVLVRPVEDADKPVPRPEMLREMRLLLLEEGHCFRDQALSFCNISLSSPTELMEGSSLSTLVQMVAAGIGVTLIPEMAVPIETRSASVSTARLPGLKASRTVGFVWRKTNPLSDQLTQIAEVFRSACTNQPVP; this is encoded by the coding sequence ATGGCTGACATATCGATGAAACACCTTCGCTATTTCGATTCCCTGGCCCGTTACGGCCACTTCGGCCGTGCGGCGGAAGCATGTTCAATCAGCCAGCCCGCGCTGTCCGTTCAGGTCAAAGAACTGGAGGAGATCCTTTCCGTCATGCTTGTTGAAAGAGGCGGGCGGCAAATCCAGTTGACCAATACCGGGCGTAAGCTGGCCAACCATGTCAGGAACATCCTGCAATCCGTCGAAGACCTCGATGGCATCGCCCGCGCGTCAAGAACCCCGCTCGGCGGTCAGTTGCGCATCGGTATCATCCCGACGGTCGCGCCCTACACCCTACCGGCGTTCATCAAGGGACTGACGGCGCATTTTCCCGGTCTGGAAATCATGCCGCGGGAAGCCGTCACCCAGAAGCTCATCATGGAGCTGATGCACGGGCGTCTGGATGCAGCCGTACTCGCCCTGCCGATCTCGGATCCCTTGCTCAACGAACTGCCGCTGTTTAACGAAGAGTTTGTATTGGTTCGCCCGGTCGAAGACGCGGATAAGCCCGTGCCACGTCCCGAGATGCTGCGCGAAATGCGTTTACTGCTGCTCGAAGAAGGTCACTGCTTTCGTGATCAGGCCCTGTCCTTTTGCAACATATCACTGTCATCGCCGACGGAGTTGATGGAGGGAAGTTCGCTCTCAACACTGGTGCAGATGGTCGCTGCAGGCATCGGCGTCACCCTCATCCCGGAGATGGCCGTGCCGATCGAAACCCGTTCGGCTTCGGTTTCTACCGCCCGCCTGCCCGGTCTAAAGGCCAGCAGAACGGTTGGTTTCGTCTGGCGCAAAACAAATCCCTTGTCCGATCAACTCACTCAAATCGCGGAGGTTTTTCGAAGCGCCTGCACAAACCAGCCCGTACCGTGA
- a CDS encoding CAP domain-containing protein, with translation MIQRRGFLITGGGAALCLTALTWTNVPANAAASIVTGRALGRVNTYRRSKKRPNLASDQALGRAALAHSKAMAKSGRLSHAKFRSRLRSFGIRGAAAENVAMGQPDIASVIAAWQNSRGHRRNMLGNFSRVGVAVARDPATGNRPYWTMILAR, from the coding sequence ATGATCCAAAGACGCGGTTTTTTGATAACAGGCGGCGGTGCTGCTCTTTGCCTGACGGCCCTGACATGGACAAATGTACCGGCCAACGCCGCCGCAAGCATCGTCACCGGCAGGGCGCTTGGCCGGGTCAACACCTATCGGCGCAGCAAAAAACGCCCCAACCTCGCCTCCGATCAGGCACTTGGGCGCGCGGCCCTCGCCCATTCAAAGGCAATGGCGAAATCCGGCCGGCTCAGCCATGCTAAGTTCCGGTCGCGCCTGCGCAGTTTCGGCATACGAGGCGCGGCGGCAGAAAACGTCGCCATGGGCCAACCTGACATCGCATCCGTCATCGCCGCATGGCAGAACTCGCGCGGACACCGGCGCAATATGCTTGGCAACTTCAGCCGTGTCGGTGTCGCCGTCGCCCGCGATCCCGCAACTGGAAACCGGCCCTATTGGACCATGATCCTGGCGCGTTAG
- a CDS encoding GFA family protein, producing the protein MKFRSDAEPVLQAVCHCADCRNATGNDYSETVFFAAKATEVAGELRANRYFAASGAQTVREFCSVCGTPMFDKSDGFPQLIGVFAQTISEPFRFVPDCHMWTKGKLAHVQISDDLRTYEEGIS; encoded by the coding sequence GTGAAATTCCGATCGGATGCAGAGCCGGTGCTTCAGGCCGTTTGCCACTGCGCCGATTGTCGCAATGCAACCGGCAATGATTATTCGGAGACCGTTTTCTTTGCCGCGAAAGCAACTGAGGTTGCCGGTGAACTGCGGGCGAATCGCTACTTTGCTGCTTCGGGAGCGCAAACGGTCAGGGAGTTCTGCTCGGTATGTGGGACGCCGATGTTTGACAAATCCGACGGGTTTCCGCAGCTCATCGGTGTTTTCGCGCAGACGATATCAGAGCCCTTCCGGTTTGTGCCGGACTGCCATATGTGGACAAAAGGCAAGTTGGCACATGTTCAGATTTCAGACGATCTTCGCACCTATGAGGAAGGCATATCCTGA
- the katG gene encoding catalase/peroxidase HPI produces the protein MSVDTRGKCPVMHGGNTILGDANADWWPNSLNLDILHQHDSKTNPMEADFNYRDAVRELDVEAVKADLRALMTDSQEWWPADWGHYGGLMIRMAWHAAGTYRSADGRGGGNTGNQRFAPLNSWPDNANLDKPRRLLWPIKKKYGNKLSWADLLILAGNMAYESMGLKVFGYGFGREDIWHPEKDVYWGAEKEWLTDQRYESADDRESLENPLAAVVMGLIYVNPEGVDGKPDPLRTALDVRETFARMGMNDEETVALTAGGHTVGKAHGNGDASVLGAEPEGADVFEQGLGWINPNKSGVGRDTVTSGIEGAWTTHPTKWDNGYFDLLFKYDWELKKSPAGAWQWEPVDIAEEDKPVDVEDPSIRYSPIMTDADMAMIKDPIYREISERYHKDQDYFSEMFARAWFKLTHRDMGPKARYIGPDVPAEDLIWQDPIPAGNANYNVGDVKSRIEASGLSVNELVTTAWDSARTYRGSDMRGGANGARIRLAPQKNWEGNEPERLAKVLAVYEGIAADTGASLADVIVLGGNVGVEQAAKAAGFDVAVPFHPGRGDASDEQTDEESFAPLEPIHDAYRNWLKKDYATPVEQLMLDRTQLMGLTAAEMTALIGGMRVMGTNHGGSKHGVFTDREGALTNDFFVNLTDMAYNWVPTGANSYEVRDRKSGDVKWTATRVDLVFGSNSILRSYAEVYAQDDNQEKFVKDFVAAWSKVMNADRFDLID, from the coding sequence ATGTCTGTTGATACGCGCGGCAAATGTCCGGTTATGCATGGTGGAAACACGATCCTGGGCGACGCCAATGCGGATTGGTGGCCCAATTCGCTGAACCTGGATATCCTCCATCAGCACGACAGCAAAACCAATCCCATGGAGGCTGACTTCAACTACCGTGACGCCGTCCGGGAGCTGGATGTTGAAGCAGTCAAGGCCGATCTCCGTGCCCTGATGACGGACAGCCAGGAGTGGTGGCCGGCTGATTGGGGCCACTATGGCGGTCTTATGATCCGCATGGCCTGGCACGCGGCCGGCACATACCGTTCGGCAGATGGCCGCGGCGGCGGCAACACCGGAAACCAGCGTTTTGCACCGCTCAATTCCTGGCCTGATAATGCAAACCTCGACAAACCCCGGCGATTGCTGTGGCCGATCAAGAAGAAATACGGCAACAAGCTGAGCTGGGCCGACCTGCTCATCCTGGCCGGTAATATGGCTTACGAATCCATGGGCCTGAAAGTGTTCGGCTATGGTTTTGGCCGCGAGGATATCTGGCATCCGGAAAAGGATGTCTATTGGGGCGCTGAAAAGGAATGGCTGACCGATCAACGTTATGAGTCGGCGGACGACCGGGAGTCTCTGGAAAATCCGCTTGCGGCTGTTGTGATGGGACTGATTTACGTCAACCCGGAAGGCGTTGACGGTAAGCCCGATCCGCTGCGCACCGCGCTTGACGTGCGTGAAACCTTTGCCCGCATGGGTATGAACGACGAGGAAACCGTGGCGCTGACTGCCGGCGGGCACACGGTCGGCAAGGCTCACGGCAATGGCGATGCGTCAGTCCTCGGAGCCGAACCGGAAGGCGCGGATGTCTTCGAACAGGGCCTCGGCTGGATCAACCCGAACAAGTCGGGCGTTGGGCGTGATACCGTGACCAGCGGCATCGAGGGAGCCTGGACCACGCATCCCACCAAATGGGACAATGGCTATTTCGATCTTCTGTTCAAATATGACTGGGAACTGAAGAAGAGCCCGGCAGGCGCATGGCAGTGGGAGCCTGTCGATATCGCAGAAGAAGACAAGCCGGTGGACGTAGAGGATCCGTCGATCCGGTATAGCCCGATCATGACCGATGCGGATATGGCAATGATCAAGGATCCGATCTACCGGGAAATCTCCGAGCGGTATCATAAGGATCAGGACTATTTCAGCGAGATGTTCGCGCGTGCCTGGTTCAAGCTGACCCACCGGGACATGGGTCCCAAGGCCCGCTATATAGGCCCGGATGTTCCTGCCGAAGACCTGATCTGGCAAGATCCAATCCCGGCAGGCAATGCGAACTACAATGTAGGCGATGTGAAGTCGCGCATTGAAGCCAGCGGCCTGAGCGTCAACGAACTGGTTACAACGGCCTGGGACAGCGCACGCACATATCGCGGCTCAGACATGCGCGGCGGCGCCAATGGTGCACGCATCCGTCTTGCCCCTCAAAAGAACTGGGAAGGCAATGAGCCTGAGCGTCTTGCAAAGGTGCTCGCGGTTTATGAGGGCATTGCAGCCGACACGGGCGCGAGCCTTGCCGATGTGATTGTCCTTGGCGGAAATGTCGGTGTCGAGCAGGCTGCAAAGGCAGCAGGTTTTGACGTGGCTGTCCCGTTCCATCCCGGTCGCGGCGATGCGAGTGATGAGCAGACGGATGAAGAATCCTTTGCACCGCTTGAGCCGATCCATGATGCCTATCGCAACTGGCTGAAGAAAGACTACGCCACGCCTGTCGAGCAGCTCATGCTCGACCGCACGCAGCTTATGGGCCTGACGGCGGCTGAGATGACGGCTTTGATCGGCGGCATGCGTGTTATGGGAACAAACCATGGCGGCAGCAAGCACGGTGTCTTCACCGATCGCGAAGGGGCGCTTACAAACGACTTCTTCGTCAACCTGACCGATATGGCCTACAATTGGGTCCCGACCGGCGCGAACAGCTACGAGGTGCGCGACCGCAAGAGCGGCGATGTGAAGTGGACGGCGACGCGGGTCGACCTCGTCTTCGGCTCAAACTCGATCCTCAGATCCTATGCCGAAGTCTATGCTCAGGACGACAATCAGGAGAAGTTCGTCAAGGACTTCGTGGCTGCCTGGTCCAAGGTCATGAATGCGGATCGCTTCGACCTGATCGACTGA
- a CDS encoding 1-acyl-sn-glycerol-3-phosphate acyltransferase produces the protein MGETIELPLWLVVLAGVLALIALIDRLLTPSVRWFLHRRANRAIDELNTRLKLKIRPFGTTGRRIVVDRVAHDPDVLAAAEEHAREEGMPVEVAMDMAERYAREIVPAFNAYIYFRIGTRLCRWLSTAIYRVRLGYSDTEALAAVPADSSVVFVMNHRSNMDYVLMTYLASASTALSYAVGEWARLPVLQTLIRASGAYFIRRNARNRLYRRVLASYVRMATESGVTQAIFLEGGLSHDGRLRPVRLGLLSYILSAPELAGRDTVFIPVGLNYDRVLEDRSLIVADSGQAPRTTAQKTATTLAFLWKNLKLRLAGRWHRFGYASVSFGHPVSLNAFLAERGVKHWAAMDKNEQTGFTEDLGTRLMDDVGKLIPALPVSLVAVALLDAGKEPPDRLSLKARVDALIDRLIENGAHVHVPRADRDYEVTVGLRMLTLRRIVTEADDGTLHIAPGDEPLVAYYANAIRHLL, from the coding sequence ATGGGGGAAACAATCGAGCTTCCTTTGTGGCTTGTGGTGCTTGCAGGCGTTCTGGCGCTGATCGCGCTGATCGACCGGCTGTTGACGCCTTCCGTGCGCTGGTTCCTGCATCGGCGTGCCAACCGCGCCATCGACGAACTCAACACAAGGCTGAAACTGAAGATCCGCCCGTTCGGGACAACGGGCCGGCGCATCGTCGTCGATCGCGTGGCGCACGACCCGGACGTCCTGGCCGCGGCAGAAGAACATGCACGCGAAGAAGGCATGCCCGTTGAAGTGGCCATGGATATGGCTGAACGCTACGCACGCGAAATCGTACCCGCCTTCAACGCCTATATCTATTTCCGCATAGGAACGCGCCTGTGCCGCTGGCTGTCGACGGCGATTTACCGGGTACGTCTTGGTTATTCGGACACCGAAGCACTCGCGGCCGTGCCGGCGGACTCCTCCGTCGTCTTCGTCATGAACCACCGTTCCAACATGGATTATGTGCTCATGACCTATCTTGCCTCGGCATCGACAGCCCTTTCCTATGCGGTCGGGGAGTGGGCGCGCCTGCCTGTATTACAAACCCTTATCCGCGCATCCGGCGCTTACTTCATCCGCCGCAACGCCCGTAACCGGCTTTATCGCCGCGTGCTCGCCAGCTATGTGCGCATGGCGACCGAATCCGGCGTCACGCAGGCGATTTTCCTTGAAGGCGGCCTTTCCCATGATGGCCGGCTGAGGCCGGTCAGGCTGGGCCTCCTGTCCTATATTCTCTCCGCACCGGAGCTGGCCGGACGCGATACGGTCTTCATTCCGGTCGGGCTCAACTATGACCGCGTGCTGGAAGACCGCTCACTCATTGTCGCAGACAGCGGCCAGGCCCCGCGCACAACGGCGCAAAAGACCGCGACAACGCTCGCCTTCCTGTGGAAGAACCTGAAACTGCGCCTCGCAGGACGCTGGCATCGTTTCGGTTACGCCAGCGTATCTTTCGGTCATCCGGTATCGCTCAACGCATTCCTTGCGGAAAGGGGCGTCAAACATTGGGCTGCGATGGACAAGAATGAACAAACGGGTTTCACCGAAGACCTCGGCACACGGCTTATGGATGATGTGGGAAAGCTGATCCCTGCCCTGCCCGTCTCGCTTGTCGCAGTCGCATTGCTCGATGCAGGCAAAGAACCGCCCGACCGTTTGAGCCTGAAAGCACGCGTTGATGCCCTGATCGACCGGCTGATCGAAAACGGCGCCCATGTTCACGTTCCAAGAGCGGATCGGGACTACGAGGTCACTGTCGGCCTGCGCATGCTCACGTTGCGGCGCATCGTCACCGAGGCCGATGATGGCACATTGCATATCGCGCCGGGCGATGAGCCGCTTGTCGCCTATTACGCCAACGCCATCCGGCATTTGCTGTGA
- the sigJ gene encoding RNA polymerase sigma factor SigJ, which produces MASFATRENPAAPFEAARRRLWNIAYRMLGSAAEADDVVQETYLRWQKAGRSQITHPEAWLVRTCTRIAIDALRAAKRARTDYIGPWLPEPVASPEAGIELADTLSMAFLLMLERLSPAERAALLLRDVFDYDYPRIADILGRREPACRQLVARARKSARAEGQRFDADTDAGERLLGEFLLAIKTGELEPLEALLSRDAEIWADGGGKVLAAMNVVCGQNRVARFLAGLWRKNWVRGSIEQTKINGLPGLALIDGGHVYAVLSLSTDTDGQIARILVMRNPDKLTAYNAP; this is translated from the coding sequence ATGGCCTCTTTTGCCACGCGGGAAAATCCGGCCGCCCCCTTTGAGGCGGCGCGCAGGCGGTTGTGGAATATCGCTTACCGCATGCTTGGCTCGGCGGCAGAGGCCGACGATGTCGTACAGGAAACCTATTTGCGCTGGCAGAAGGCAGGCCGGTCACAAATAACACATCCGGAAGCCTGGCTCGTACGCACATGCACCCGTATCGCCATCGATGCGCTGCGCGCGGCAAAGCGGGCGCGCACGGACTACATTGGCCCCTGGTTGCCTGAACCGGTTGCCTCCCCGGAGGCCGGGATTGAACTTGCCGACACGCTCTCCATGGCTTTTCTCCTCATGCTGGAGCGCCTTAGCCCGGCAGAACGCGCAGCCCTTCTTCTGCGGGATGTGTTCGACTACGACTATCCCCGCATCGCCGACATCCTCGGACGGCGCGAGCCTGCCTGCCGTCAACTCGTTGCACGGGCACGAAAGAGCGCCCGCGCCGAAGGCCAGCGGTTTGATGCGGACACGGATGCCGGCGAGCGATTGCTGGGTGAGTTCCTTCTTGCAATCAAGACAGGCGAGTTGGAGCCGCTTGAAGCATTGTTGAGCCGCGATGCTGAGATCTGGGCCGATGGCGGCGGCAAGGTGCTGGCCGCGATGAACGTTGTATGCGGACAAAATCGCGTCGCGCGCTTCCTCGCCGGCCTTTGGCGCAAAAACTGGGTACGTGGCAGCATCGAGCAAACGAAGATCAACGGCTTACCCGGACTTGCGTTGATAGATGGCGGTCATGTCTACGCAGTCCTAAGCCTTTCAACCGACACGGACGGGCAGATTGCCCGGATCCTTGTCATGCGTAATCCGGACAAGTTGACGGCATATAATGCGCCCTAG
- a CDS encoding PhoX family protein encodes MSSPPNESLSFDDFDEEINPRPTETDFDRIVEAAVNRRGFLGGALAFGSFAMLGGTLVPSGVQAASNRFAFAQIPANTEDAVTVPEGYKADILVRWGDPLWSNAPEFDHASRGTADSQALAFGDNIDGMEVYAIGDKMVLVANNEYTNRKIIWGNREEGKAAEADDFNKGKMAHGVSVVEIAPTENGWAIVKDSPLNRRITPDTEIELTGPAAGHALLKTAADPTGTKTLGTWNNCGNGSTPWGTYLACEENFNGYFSAADEEHKVSPELDRYSVSSKDWGYGWANVDERFDVSKHPNEPNRAGYVVEIDPTDPNSTPKKRTALGRFKHENAEVVINNDGRVVVYMGDDERGEFLYRFVSDGVFATGGDTSSLLDEGTLSVAKFYDNGTGEWLELTPETTGMASKAEICIHSRQAGSAVGATTMDRPEWVTSNPNIAEVYCALTNNKNRGLKPNKGGDETPVGGPNPREANNYGQIVRWRPADGDHTAKDFTWDLFVLAGNPAVHQDANKGSDNVNADNMFNSPDGLKFDSNGLLWIQTDGNYSNAEGFAGHGNNQMLAGDPVTGEIRRFLVGPKECEVTGMTWSPDRKTMFVGIQHPGERGDSHWPEGGNAVPRSAVIAITRTDGGVMG; translated from the coding sequence ATGTCTTCACCGCCCAACGAGTCCTTGTCGTTCGACGATTTCGACGAGGAGATCAATCCGCGTCCGACAGAGACCGATTTTGACCGCATTGTCGAGGCGGCTGTCAATCGTCGCGGTTTTCTGGGCGGGGCACTGGCATTCGGAAGTTTTGCGATGCTTGGCGGCACGCTGGTCCCGTCCGGCGTGCAGGCCGCGTCCAACCGGTTTGCCTTTGCCCAGATCCCTGCCAACACCGAGGATGCGGTGACCGTGCCGGAAGGCTACAAGGCTGACATTCTGGTGCGCTGGGGCGACCCGCTCTGGTCCAACGCGCCTGAATTCGATCACGCCTCGCGTGGCACTGCCGACAGTCAGGCGCTCGCCTTTGGCGACAATATCGACGGCATGGAAGTTTATGCAATTGGCGACAAGATGGTGCTTGTTGCCAACAACGAGTACACCAACCGCAAGATTATCTGGGGCAACCGTGAGGAAGGCAAAGCGGCCGAAGCCGACGATTTCAACAAGGGCAAGATGGCCCATGGCGTGTCCGTTGTGGAAATCGCACCTACTGAAAATGGTTGGGCGATAGTCAAGGACAGCCCGCTCAACCGCCGTATTACACCTGATACCGAGATCGAACTGACCGGCCCGGCCGCCGGTCACGCTCTGCTTAAGACAGCCGCAGACCCAACCGGAACCAAGACGCTTGGTACATGGAACAATTGCGGCAACGGCTCGACCCCTTGGGGCACTTACCTTGCCTGCGAAGAAAACTTCAACGGTTACTTCTCCGCCGCCGACGAGGAGCACAAGGTATCGCCGGAGCTCGACCGCTACAGCGTGTCCTCGAAAGACTGGGGTTACGGCTGGGCCAATGTGGATGAGCGTTTTGACGTCTCCAAACATCCGAACGAGCCAAACCGTGCTGGTTATGTCGTCGAGATCGATCCGACCGACCCGAACTCGACGCCGAAGAAGCGCACGGCGCTTGGACGTTTCAAGCACGAGAACGCCGAAGTCGTCATTAACAATGACGGCCGGGTCGTTGTCTATATGGGCGACGACGAGCGCGGCGAGTTCCTGTACCGTTTCGTGTCCGACGGTGTTTTTGCAACGGGCGGCGACACAAGCTCGCTTCTTGACGAAGGCACCCTGTCTGTTGCCAAGTTCTATGACAACGGCACCGGCGAGTGGCTGGAGCTGACGCCGGAGACAACCGGCATGGCCAGCAAGGCCGAGATTTGCATCCATTCGCGCCAGGCCGGTTCGGCTGTCGGAGCCACTACGATGGACCGTCCGGAATGGGTGACGTCCAATCCGAATATCGCTGAGGTCTATTGCGCCCTGACCAACAACAAGAACCGCGGCCTCAAGCCCAATAAAGGCGGTGACGAGACCCCGGTTGGCGGACCCAATCCGCGCGAGGCCAACAACTACGGCCAGATCGTGCGCTGGCGTCCGGCTGATGGCGACCACACTGCCAAGGATTTCACCTGGGATCTGTTTGTGCTTGCCGGCAACCCGGCGGTTCATCAGGATGCCAACAAAGGATCCGACAATGTCAACGCCGACAATATGTTCAACTCACCTGACGGCCTGAAGTTCGATTCCAACGGACTTCTGTGGATCCAGACGGATGGCAACTATTCCAATGCCGAAGGCTTTGCCGGCCATGGAAACAACCAGATGCTGGCGGGCGATCCGGTCACCGGCGAAATCCGCCGTTTCCTCGTTGGTCCGAAAGAATGTGAAGTCACCGGCATGACCTGGAGCCCTGACCGCAAGACCATGTTCGTCGGTATCCAGCATCCGGGTGAGCGAGGTGACAGCCACTGGCCGGAGGGCGGCAATGCGGTTCCGCGGTCTGCGGTTATCGCGATCACCCGCACAGATGGCGGTGTCATGGGCTGA
- the yghX gene encoding YghX family hydrolase: MSISTAERRLTAADFDQELLDLYDYYAHGLITKREFLDRAGKFAVGGITVLALLKTLSPDYARAQQVAPNDPAISTEYVTYSSPNGNGEVRGYLVRPADASGPLPAVLVVHENRGLNPYIEDVTRRLGKAGFMALAPDGLTSVGGYPGNDDEGRALQRTVDREKLMNDFFAGYEYLVSRDDSTGKVGCVGFCYGGGVCNALAVAYPELAASVPFYGRQPRAGDVARIQAPLLIHYGELDQRINEGWPAYEEALKTNGKTYTVHFYPGANHGFHNDTTPRYDQEAAALAEERTIAFFKQHLN, encoded by the coding sequence ATGAGCATATCGACAGCAGAAAGACGATTGACTGCGGCGGACTTCGATCAGGAACTCCTTGATCTTTATGACTACTATGCCCACGGCCTGATCACAAAACGCGAGTTCCTCGACCGGGCCGGCAAATTTGCCGTTGGTGGTATCACAGTGCTGGCGCTGCTTAAGACGCTCAGTCCGGACTATGCGCGGGCACAGCAAGTCGCCCCGAACGATCCGGCGATAAGCACCGAATACGTCACCTACAGCTCACCCAATGGCAACGGCGAAGTGCGCGGTTACCTCGTCAGGCCGGCGGACGCGTCCGGCCCGTTGCCGGCCGTTCTCGTGGTTCACGAGAACAGGGGCCTCAACCCTTACATTGAGGACGTCACGCGCCGCCTTGGAAAGGCTGGTTTCATGGCGCTGGCGCCGGACGGGCTGACATCCGTCGGCGGCTATCCGGGCAACGATGACGAAGGCCGCGCACTCCAGCGGACCGTTGACCGCGAAAAACTGATGAACGACTTTTTCGCCGGTTATGAATATCTCGTTTCCCGAGACGACAGCACCGGTAAGGTCGGCTGCGTCGGATTTTGTTATGGTGGCGGCGTGTGCAACGCTTTGGCAGTCGCCTACCCGGAACTCGCCGCCTCCGTTCCCTTCTATGGGCGCCAGCCACGCGCCGGGGACGTTGCCCGCATCCAGGCACCCTTGCTGATCCACTATGGCGAGCTGGATCAGCGCATCAATGAGGGCTGGCCGGCCTATGAGGAAGCGCTCAAGACCAATGGCAAAACATACACCGTCCATTTTTATCCCGGCGCCAATCATGGCTTCCACAACGACACAACACCACGCTACGACCAGGAGGCCGCAGCCCTGGCAGAAGAGCGCACGATCGCGTTCTTCAAGCAACATCTGAACTGA
- a CDS encoding DUF1194 domain-containing protein — translation MVEPVCFRLKIIPVTVLRQSGDEMPLPLMESAHPAAAGLLELSLSWWKALFVLVSIPMKNALTVLLLYLSLWPTAASAQVETDLELVLLADATGSIDNAEILFQRRGYAEAITSQQVLNAIRNNALGNIAVTYVEWGNDTSQDVVVSWTIIDGPEAAQSFADKLMAAPRRAGGRNAIGAALLYGKDLIENNDLTGLRRVIDLSADSANNWNGPPISVARQQVLDAGIVINGLAILCRQCSGRPISYDLEAAFTERIIGGPGSFTITAENAANFAVAVRRKLVLEIGGLAPEPRYARTNDAPDALQQGERQ, via the coding sequence TTGGTAGAACCGGTCTGCTTTCGACTTAAAATCATTCCAGTTACAGTTTTGCGACAGTCTGGCGACGAAATGCCGTTGCCGTTGATGGAAAGCGCTCATCCCGCGGCGGCCGGTCTCCTTGAACTAAGTTTGAGTTGGTGGAAGGCGCTCTTTGTCCTAGTCTCAATTCCCATGAAAAATGCTCTGACTGTCTTGTTGCTCTACCTGTCGCTATGGCCAACCGCCGCGTCAGCGCAGGTGGAGACCGACCTGGAACTCGTGCTGCTGGCCGACGCAACCGGCTCCATTGACAACGCGGAGATCCTGTTTCAACGCCGCGGCTACGCGGAGGCAATCACCAGCCAGCAGGTTCTCAATGCCATCCGCAACAATGCGCTCGGAAACATTGCAGTAACCTATGTGGAGTGGGGAAACGATACTTCTCAGGACGTGGTTGTTTCATGGACGATCATCGATGGTCCTGAGGCCGCGCAATCCTTCGCCGACAAACTCATGGCGGCACCGCGAAGGGCGGGCGGCCGCAACGCCATCGGCGCGGCGCTCCTTTACGGCAAGGATCTCATTGAAAATAACGACCTGACAGGGCTGCGGCGGGTTATCGATCTGTCCGCCGACAGCGCCAACAACTGGAACGGCCCGCCAATCAGCGTGGCGCGGCAGCAGGTGCTCGACGCCGGGATTGTCATCAACGGCCTCGCGATCCTGTGTCGGCAATGCAGCGGCAGGCCCATCAGCTACGATCTGGAAGCCGCGTTCACCGAACGCATCATCGGCGGTCCGGGCTCCTTCACAATTACGGCGGAAAACGCTGCTAACTTTGCTGTCGCGGTGCGGCGCAAGCTGGTGCTCGAAATCGGTGGCCTTGCACCCGAACCGCGCTACGCACGAACAAACGATGCCCCCGATGCATTGCAACAGGGAGAACGGCAATGA